TTTTCGACGCCCACCTGATGATCCTCGACGACCGGAGTCTCGGTCGCGAGACGATGGGACGCATCCGTGACGGCCTGTTGAATGCCGAGTGGGCCCTGGCCAAGACGGTCAAGCGCCTGCTGGCGGCCTTTGCCGGGATGGAAGATCCCTACATCCGTGAGCGGGGTGGTGACGTCTCCGACGTGCATACCCGCTTGCAGAGAATACTGGCGCTGGAATCCAATCGCGAAGAAGGCGCCCTGGATCTCGAAGAAGATACGGTCATTGTGGCGCCGTCCCTGTTGCCTTCCGATGCCTTGTGGCTGCACCAGCCTCACATCGTCGCCTTCGTCACCGAACAGGGCAGCCGAACCTCGCATACGGCGATCCTCGCCAATGCCCTCGAGATTGCGGCGGTCTTGGGTGCCGAGGGGGTGACGGAGGTGGTCCAACAGGGCGACGAGGTGATCGTCGACGGGTTCCACGGAACCGTCATCGTCGCTCCCACCGCCGAGGAGAAGGCGTCTCGTCTGAAAGAACGGGAGCGCCTGCTGCAACTGGAGGCGGCCTTCGAGCAGGATCGGGGGCCGGTACGGACCACCGACGGTGTGGAACTGGTGTTGCGCGGCAACGTCGAATTTCCCGAAGAGATGAAGACCCTGCGCCGTGTGGGTGCCACCGGCGTGGGGCTCTATCGCTCGGAGTTTCTCTTTCTGACCACCGCCCCGCGCTTGCCCGACGAGGAACAGCACTTCGAGGCCTACTGCCGCATCGCGCGGGAAGCCGAGGGGGCACCGGTGGTGATCCGCACCCTCGACCTGGGGGGTGAGAAGTACTTTCACGACGTCCTGGAATCGGGCGAGGCCAATCCGGTGATGGGGCTGCGCGCCGTGCGCTTTTGCCTCAAGCGTCCCGACATTTTCCGGACCCAGCTTCGCGGGCTTCTCCTGGCCGCAGCGGAGCATCCCAACATCCGCGTGATGGTGCCGATGATCTCCGGTCTCGAGGAGTGGCGCGCCGTGCGGATGATGGTGAGCCGGACGCGCGAGGAACTCGAGAGCGAGGGGCGGACCATTCCCCCGGTGCCCCTGGGGCCCATGATCGAGATTCCCTCGGCGGCGCTGATGGCCGATGCGCTGGCCCGGGAATCCGATTTTTTCTCCATCGGTACCAACGACCTGCAGCAGTACACCCTGGCGGTGGACCGGGGTAACCGATCGGTGGCTTATCTCAACGATCCCTGTCACCCCGCGGTGCTGCGCCTGCTGCGTGAGACGATCCTCGCCGCCCGCCGGCGGAAGATTCCGATCTCCCTCTGCGGCGAGATGGCGTCGGACCCCCTCGGGGCCCTGACACTTCTCGGCATGGGGTTGCGCGAGTTTTCCTGCAATCCGGCGATGGTTTCCGAAATCCGCTCGATTCTCCGCCGCTGCAGCGAGAGGGCGGCTCGCCGGGTCGTCTCGGAAGCGATGGAACTGGCCACGGGGCAGGAGATTCGCGCGCGCCTCGAAGAGGCCTTCAGCGGCCTGCTGGAGGCCGTGCTGGGGCCCAGCCTGACGGAAGACACCTGGGGTGAAGACCGCAACCCCGGCGTCCGGTAGTTCCGCCTCCGGCTCCGTTTACGGTAGAATTCGCGGGGAGTTTCCCGCCGGGCGTGGGGTTTGGGCTGCGGCGGGGCGAGGAGGAGCGGTCTGTGTCCCAGGGATCCGTCAGCAACGGCAACCAGGCTCTTCGGCCGCGGGATGTTTGCC
Above is a window of Acidobacteriota bacterium DNA encoding:
- the ptsP gene encoding phosphoenolpyruvate--protein phosphotransferase — protein: MKRVRGIAVSHGIATGKALVISRWESDLPRYRIAAEDVRSELRRFWKARSQAREEIGALREKAARELGDKYAAIFDAHLMILDDRSLGRETMGRIRDGLLNAEWALAKTVKRLLAAFAGMEDPYIRERGGDVSDVHTRLQRILALESNREEGALDLEEDTVIVAPSLLPSDALWLHQPHIVAFVTEQGSRTSHTAILANALEIAAVLGAEGVTEVVQQGDEVIVDGFHGTVIVAPTAEEKASRLKERERLLQLEAAFEQDRGPVRTTDGVELVLRGNVEFPEEMKTLRRVGATGVGLYRSEFLFLTTAPRLPDEEQHFEAYCRIAREAEGAPVVIRTLDLGGEKYFHDVLESGEANPVMGLRAVRFCLKRPDIFRTQLRGLLLAAAEHPNIRVMVPMISGLEEWRAVRMMVSRTREELESEGRTIPPVPLGPMIEIPSAALMADALARESDFFSIGTNDLQQYTLAVDRGNRSVAYLNDPCHPAVLRLLRETILAARRRKIPISLCGEMASDPLGALTLLGMGLREFSCNPAMVSEIRSILRRCSERAARRVVSEAMELATGQEIRARLEEAFSGLLEAVLGPSLTEDTWGEDRNPGVR